Sequence from the Pontibacter pudoricolor genome:
AAGTATCTGTAGTTCGATAACCTGCTCATTCATTGTACTACACTTCTTTGTATATCAGGCTCCCTTCCGTCACCTAAAAATTAGTTTCTAGTAGCTGTATCTCTTTAGACATTTGAGGTCTCTGACTTACAGGATCTTACTATAATGCATATTCGGGCTGTTTCCACTAACCCATGATGCGCCTGTACGTTTACTTTAAACAACTCTTCTTCTACAGAATATGCAGGAACTGCCGGGAATATACACTTAGCCTTTTAAAAATATGGATGATTTTCTAACCCGGTTTCTGAACTTTATTGTACCTGTTTTCTCGGTGCTGAGTATGTTTTCTGCCGGACTCCCCTATACAATGCAGGAGATTGTGGAGCCACTTAAAAACAGAAAAGGGGTTATACTGGCCTTAATGGCCAACTTCTTACTTGTACCGGCTCTCACTATTCTTATTATAAAAGTTTTCTCCCTGCACCCTACACTGGAGGCAGGGCTTATATTAGCAGCGTGCGGAGCCGGGGCTCCGTTCCTGATACAACTGGCCGGAATGGCAAAGGTAGATGTTGCACTTGCAGCCACCTGCTTAATTCTGCTATTACCGGCAACGGCACTTTTTATGCCCCTTGTGGTACCTATGGCACTACCTGAAGCAAATGTGAGCGCCTGGAGTATTCTGGAACCACTGTTACTGACCATGCTCCTGCCGCTGGCTGCCGGAATGCTGCTTAAGGGTTACTTGCCTGAGTGGGCACAACTGCTACAGCCCTGGGCTGCAAAACTATCCGGTATAACACTGGTTCTGCTGTTCTTAACCTCCCTGGTTCTCTACTTCGGAACCGTAATAGCCTTATTCGGGTCCGGGGCAATTCTGGCTGCAATCGTTTTTGTTCTGGGTTGCTATGGTATTGGGTACCTTATTGCCTGGTCGCCGGGTATCCGGCACCTGATAGGTCTTGCCACCGCCCAGCGTAACATTGCAGCGGCCACCGTGGTAGCCACGTTAAGTTTCGAAAGCAGGGGCCCGCTTGTAATGGTTATCATCATTTCGCTCATCAGCATGGCTATCCTCTTCCCGCTGGCCTGGTGGCTCGGAAAAAGAAAACAAAATGAAATTACTAATCCCGATATCAACTATGGAAAATAGGCGAATTTCTGGCAGAAACTATAGTTTGAGTCTCTACACAGATCAGCAGCATACGCGCAGGAGGATTGTACCAGGACAGGTAACTTTCCCTGTCTCCGGTCATTTAAGAACACAAGAGCAAATAGCAGAACCTGTAAAACTATAACTCATGGAAGAAGCTACCGCTGAAGATAAGGCCACAACACCGGAGAATGAGTTTCATTTGCCAGGGCTTTCCGTGCTGCGGGATGCGGTGCAAAACGCATCTAAAAAAGTACCGCCGCGCAACAAGCTCCAGCAGGATGGCATCGCCGGAATGACGACCGCTGTCAGTAGCCTGCCGGATGGCATGGCGAACGGTTTGCTAGCGGGCGTTAACCCCATTTACGGACTGTATGCCTGTATAGCAGGACCTATTGTAGGAGGTGTTTTTTCCAGCACCCAGTTGATGATGATAACAGCCACAAGTGCTTCGGCGATCATGGCGGGCCAGACTATAGGTAATCTGCCAGCGGAAGACCGATCAAATGTGTTTTTCCTGCTGGTAGTTCTTATCGGTGTTTTTCAGACTATAATGGGTCTGTTGGGCTTGGGCCGATTGACGCGCTTTGTTTCCTTTTCGGTTATGACCGGTTTTCTGACCGGTATCTCGGTCCTCTTGGTCATGAGCCAGCTCCCAACCGCCACCGGCTATGCTCCGAATGGAGATAACAGCATCCTCCAGACAGTTGATCTTTTAAGGCACATCAACGAGGTTCATTTAACTACCGTAAGCATGGCCGTATTAACTATCCTGCTTGCCATCTTCTTACAGAAAACCCCGCTTAAAAAATTCTTTGCACTAATTGCTATCGCCATTCCATCACTTATAGTTTACTTTTTTGAGCTGGAGGGCGTAAAAGTTGTGCAGGATATTGGTGATATCAGCGGCAGCACCCCGAGCCTAATCATGCCCCCTTTTTCAGCTATCAGTATAGATATTATTACCGGGGCTATAGCTGTAGCCATCGTCATCCTGATACAGGGTGCTGGCGTCAGCCAGAATGTTCCTAATAAAAATGGGGAAGCCACCAGCACCTCCCGTGATTTTATAGCTCAGGGCGCAGCGAATATTGCCAGTGGTTTTATGCAGGGCCTGCCAGTTGGCGGATCTTTGGGCACTACGGCCGTAAATGTGCTGGCCAGGGCGCAAACCCGCTGGGCTGTCATTTTCTCCGGCCTGGCGATGACGTTCATCGTTGTGGCACTGTCCGGCATAGTTGCCCGAACTGTTATGCCCTCCCTGGGTGCCATGCTCATACTGGCCGGAATCCGGAGCATCAAACTTTCAGACATCGCTTCAACCTGGAACTCCGGATGGAAATCATGGCCATCGTTACTGGCAGGAGGAGTTACCTTTGGCGCCACGCTGATATTGCCTATTCCTACGGCAGTGGGGATAGGCGTGCTTCTCTCTGCTTTCCTGTATGTTACACAATCATCTACCGAAATAACGCTGGTGGAGCTTAAAAAACAATCGGATGGAAAGATAGAGGAACACAAGGCACCCAAAACCCTGAAAGGAAACCAGGTAACAGTGCTGAACGTGTATGGTAACTTATTTTATGCCGGCGCCAGGACGCTGGAACATTTATTACCTAAACCTGAAAATGCGCAGAACCCCGTGGTTATACTGCGCCTGAGGGGCCGGAAGAGCCTGGATGCTACGCTCATTTCTGTGCTGTCCGACTATGCTTCGATACTAAAAGATGTAAACGGTAAACTATACCTTACAGGAGTGAGTGAACAGGTATACAGGGAAGTGATGCACTCAGACAAACTGCGCATAAACGGCCCGGTAAAAGCTTTCAGGCAGGAACCTGCGCTGGGGCTCTCGACACATAATGCTGTGGTGGATGCAGAAGCATGGCTGCTGGAATGCGAAGAAAAGGAGTCTGATAAATAGGTGATCCAGGTTGTAGGATATATTTCTGAAATCATTCCTCATTTTACACCCCAGGTGAACCGGGTCGTTTATCTCCAAAACCTATAGTTAATGCTTAATGCAATTCTGTCAAGAAACTTATTGTAAGTAAGGTTAAGCTGATATGCTAACCATCAGGATGTTTCAGAATGACAGAATTATGTTATGCTGACGGAGCCATTTCATAAGAATGAGTTGCAGGAATGTACTACTTCCGCTCGCGTCCTACGCGTTTGAGCAATTGGCTGGCGTCATACCGCGTTAAAATCACTTCACAACTATAGGCTTAACTAGAACTATAGTGGGTAGAATCTACTACATAGGATCATCTGCTAAACTATAAACTATAGCGTGGCCGGAGTCTGCTGTTGTTATGCAGGGCGCACTTCTATTTGTCCGGCTATAGTTCTTACTTCATACTTAGGTTGTGGCGCTGTGGCCGGTCCTTCTGCTACACTGCCATCTTCCAGCGAGAAAACAGAGCCATGCCACGGACACTTCACGCGAAGTCCATCCAGCAACTCCCCTTCTGAAAGTGGGCCGCCCAGGTGCGAGCAGGTATGAGCGAGTGCATAGATCTGACCTTCCTTGCGGGCCAGCAGTACCGGCACTTCCCCTGCCTGCACGCAGCGCATTGTGTTATCTGCTAATTCTGCTTCCGGCAATACGGCAACAAAATCTGAAGGTGGTTCCGCTGAGGTGGCGGTATGGTCTACGCCGGTCTGCATACCAAAAACCAGTTGCCCGCCAAGGTAAGCTCCCGCACTCACCACGCCATACCCGAGCATAGACAGCCCAATAGCCGTTTTACGGGTTTCTTTGCGCCGCCGAAGCAACAGCGACGTCAGGTAGAGAGCAGTAGCACCTGCGTTTAACATCCCATGCATCAGCCCTACATTCCGCATTCCTTTATTGGTGCCTGTCCAGTCGGTAAGTCCGGTTATGGCTGCCCCTGCTGCCCCCACAAGCCCGATAGCTACAGCCGCATCGGCACCGGGAGCATACCTTTTTTCACCCATCAGTTCCAGTGTATCCAGCACAGCAGCAGTTGTCCACGACCCGATCGGCACATCTGTTATGGCAGGATGCAACGGATGCCCGAGCCATGTTCCGTGCATGGCATCCTTTATAACCCGTCCCGACTCGCCGGCGGCTTCAAAGGCGTTTAACACAGCAGGCTGAACGGCATCACCGGCAGTTTCCAGCCATTCCTGCTTTTCTATAGTTTCGATCAGGGACTTCTGCTCCATTAGCTTTATTTTATTTTAAATTGGATACTGCTACTATCAACGAGGAAATGAGCAGTATGTTCTGCACCATCACTTTAGTAAGATTCAGATGGTAAAATGACCTTGAGAGCACTATTCTTCATTAGGCATTCTGATCTTTTGAAAGTTTTACAATAGGAAGCTGTTTAGAATTTTATATTCCTCTGCGTTACGCCCATGCTATGGTGTTTTCACCAGCAAGTATTAGAACCAGCTCAATGGATTATTACCATAGCTGTTAAGCCTTCCTTTTATGCGGACAAGGATGTCCGCAGCAGAAAAGTTTCGGACACAGCTGTCCGAAACAGCTTACCCTGACGGCTATGGTGAAAACAACAACCATGGCTCGTTTTCTCCTTCTTAAAATCCACACAACTTCTAGTTATGAAAAAATCGTGGTCAGCTTTGATCCGTCTAAGTCAACTATAGACATCACAGGTCTATCAAAAAAAATAGCAGTTCAGCCGGTAAGTCTTTGTTAATTTACATCTTAATACAATTCATGTTATTTTACTTTCTTCGTTTCTAACACCAATGAAAGCGCTCAACTCCTCTCTCAAGTATTTTATAGTTCAGAAATTAAACGTATCCAATAAAGTTGCTATCAACTATATTCTTTCGGGGAGGGTTTTGGTAAATGGCAGACAAGGCACCTTAAACCAGGTACTACAGCCGGAAGATAAAGTTCAGTTAGATGAAACGGTGATCAGAGAATCAAGAAAGAATGTTTACATCGCCTATCATAAACCACGCGGCATAGAATCCACCTTAAACACCCAGATAGATAATAACCTTATACAGGCATTAAACTATAGCGAAACAGTTTACCCTGTCGGGCGACTTGATAAGGCATCAGAAGGACTTATGTTACTCACCAATGACGGCAGAACCTTATTTAATATCCTTCATGCTGAAAAACACCAGGAAAAGGAATACCTGGTAACTGTAGATAAACCTTTAACACAACAGGCGCTTGAACGGCTTGCTGAAGGTATCGTTATCATGGGCCAGAGAACACGCCCCGCAATTGTCAGCCAGGTAGATGAAATTACCTTTAAAATCATACTGACACAGGGCCTTAACCGGCAGATCAGGAGAATGTGTTACAAGTTAGGTTACCAGGTTGAGAAGCTCGTGCGGACCCGCATCATAACCCTTGAACTGGGCAATCTAGCGCCTGGCCAATGGCGCTTTCTGAATCAGGCAGAGATCAGTAATCTAATAAAGTACATTTCTGATTGATCCGTGTCATTTGCAAAGTGCACCGATTTCAAAAACAACTATAGCCTTGGAAAACGGTAGAAATCAGGGATCAGTTCTCATAAAATATGTACCGCAATTACCTATGCTGAGTGGCAGGAAACTTAAAATGAACCAGGTAGCGCAGGAGGATAAACCAAAAACTGGAACATGTGATTGCGCAGTAACATATTCTTTCTCAACACATAAACAGCCTGAAATTCAGAAATAATAAATTTGGTAAACTATAAAAAAGGAAAGGTATTCAAAACTGCAGGCCTTTCCTTTTTTTATAATTTACCAGCCCGCTGTTAAGGAGCGATTGCCATTAACTTCTTATTTGGCTTGTCAGACATGTAGAAGGTAAGCTTTCCACCACTCATGATTTCAGTGTGTGTCAGGTAAGTGCGGTTAACAGGCTTACCGTTCAGTTCCATTTTCTGGATGTACACATTTTTGTCTTTCTGGTTCTTCACATCTATAGTAAATGTTTTATCGTTCTCCAGGTTTATAGTTGCAGCCTTCACATTGGGACTGGTGATGGCGTATTGTTCTGAGCCGGGAGCTACCGGGTAAAAACCCAACGCACTGAAAATATACCATGCGCTCATTTGTCCGAAGTCGTCGTTGCCGCCAAGCCCGTCTATAGTTGGCTTATACATTGCTTTCAAGACCATGCGCGTGCGCTCCTGGGTTTTCCAGGGCTGATCGGTCCAGTTGTATAGGTAAGCTACATGGTGTGATGGTTCGTTACCGTGCACGTAATTTCCGATAATTCCATCACGTGAAATATCTTCCGTATTTTCGAAGTATTTATCAGGCAGTTCCATCGTGAATAATGAATCCAGGTGTTGCACAAAGCGCACCTTTCCTCCCATCATCGAAATCATCTCAGCAGGGTCGTGGGGTACGTACAAACTATAGTTCCAGGAGTTCCCCTCAATAAAGCCCTGTCCATGCGTATCCAGTGGGTCAAACTCCTGCTTCCATGTTCCGTCGCTCAGTTTAGGGCGCATGTAGCCCGACTTAGCATCAAACACATTTTTATAGTTGAGCGCACGCTTGCTAAACTCTTCGTAAATATCCTGTCGGTTAAGTTTTTTTGCCATTTGCGCGATGCACCAGTCGTCGTAAGCATACTCCAGTGTTTTAGATACCGAAGAACCATTTTTGTCTTCCGGCACATAGCCCATCTCCATGTAATATTCCAGGCCATCGTAGTAGCGGGTGCGGGCAGTTTGCACACAGGCATCCAGCGCCCGGTTTACATCAAAATTTGCATTCCCTTTCATCACCGCATCCGCAATAACGGGCACCGCGTGGTACCCGATCATGCACCAGTTCTCGTTGGCGTGATGCGACCACACCGGCAACATTTTATGTACACTCTGGTCGTAGTGCGCCAGCATAGACTTGATCATATCGTTGTTGCGGGCAGGCTGCAGGATATTGAATAAGGGGTGCAGTGCACGGTAGGTATCCCAGAGTGAGAAGCTGGTATAGTTGGTAAAGCCATCTGCCTGGTGCACATTCATGTCAAGGCCCCTGTACTTGCCATCTACGTCCATGTAGGTGGTTGGCCCCAGGAAAGCGTGATACATGGCAGTGTAGAAATTCACCAGATCGTCTTTACCGGCATCCACTACAACCTTGTTCAGTTCTTTGTTCCAGGCGGCTTGCCCTTCGCGTTTTACTTTTTCAAAATCCCAGTGCGGTATCTCGGCTTTCATGTTAGCCAGGGCACCCTCGGTACTTACCGGCGACAGGGCAAACTTAATCTTGATCTTCTCTCCTGCTTCCGTCTTGAAATCGAAATATGCCCGTATTTTTTTGCCGGCAAATTCCGGGAAATTTTTAGTCTGATCGAACTTACGCCAGAAGCCTTTGTAAACCTGCGCCTCTGCAAAATCTTTGTTGCCATACTGATAAAACGGCTTGCTGAAAGCCATAGCAAAGTAAACCGTGCGGGTGCGGGCCCAGCCATTGGTCTGCCGGTAACCGGTGATCAGGGTATCATTTTCTACACGCACAAAGGTCCAGGTGGTTTTTCCATCATAATTATAAATACCCGACATCAGGTCTAAGATGATGTGCGCCTCGTCAGATTTCGGGAATGTGTACTGGTGCATGCCCACGCGGTTGCTGGCCGTAAGCTCTGCCACTATGTTATGATCGTCGAGTTTCACCTTATAGTATGCTGGTTCGGCTACTTCGTTGGCATGCGAGAATGCCGAACGGTAGCCACTCTCCGGCTTGTCTTCGGTACCCGGATTCAGCTGCAGTTTACCGGTTGTAGGAGCAATCAGAAAATCACCCAGATCAGAGTGGCCGGTACCGCTGAAATGCGTATGGCTGAAACCAACTATGGTTTCGTCGTCGTGCTGATAGCCGGCGCAGTACTTATACACGTCTTTGTTATACTTGCCATTTACTTCATAAGGAATCGTATCGGTGTCGGGGCTAAGCTGCACCATGCCGAAAGGTACGGTAGCTCCCGGGTACGTATGGCCCATCTTGGCAGTACCTATCATCGGGTTTACATATTTTACCAGATCTGGTGCCGGTTTGCCCTGCGCAAATGCAAGTAAGGGCGTAAACAGTAAAACAGACAGTAAGCGTTTTTTCATTCGTTTGGCAGTTAGGCGGGTGTAAAAGTTATGCGATATTTAAAGTTAAAGCAAATTTCCAGAAAGCCTAACGATAAACTGAGCTCATACCCTGCTTAAGACCAGTTGTTCGCGATAAAGCTACTTCTTTACCAGGCCAGGTTCAGCTATGTATTGCAGTTGTAGGGATGCTAAAGCAAAAGCCGCTCTGTCTGAACAGAGCGGCTTTTAAATCTTACTAAATTATTACTATAGTTTATACGTCAACATGCAGGGCTTTACAAGCAGCCACTGTACAAACCTGTGTTTTACTCTTATTCAACTTTGATGTTTATCAGCGCATTTTTTCTTTATTTCTCGGATCGTCCGCTTTGTTAATATAGGTAATCTGGAAAGGTCCCGTACCATGGACCTGGACAACTGTCGGAGCTTTTGTAAAAGCATAATGCACACTTTTAGCTGGCATCAGGGCAAATCCTCCGGGCTGCAGTTCGGTAGCACTACTCTCCATTAACTTGTCGCCCATACCCATATAAAGGGCTCCTTCAATAACGGTCACATGCTCGGGAGTAGGGTGCCAGTGCGGACTTATTCTATAGTTTGCCGGGAACATTAACCTTATTGTAAAAGGCCCTTCTTTTGTTGGATCACCTGCCAGTACTGATAGTTTAGCACCGGCGGGCAAACCTGCCGGCCCCTCCGACCACTGCATTTTATCTTTGGTAATTATTTTATGGCCATCGTGACCCTGACTCTGTTTCGCATGATCCTGGGCGTTACTCTGCATTGTGAAGCCTAACAAAAGCATGAGGCACACAACTAGTCTAAAACAAACCTTCATCGTTGCATGAATTAAAAATTAAAAGGAAGTAGAGGGAATCAAAAAACTTGTACTAAGCCAACCCGAATAAGTATGTTGGCAAAACGTGTAGCTAAATGTAAAAACAGAGGACATAGAAACTAACTATAGTATACGTAAAGTCCATCTTAAAGCAGAAAAACCAAACTCTTTCTTAACTATAAGTATCTCCTTCTTAAACTATAGCCATAGCTCATTGCGCCACTTAAGGCTATTCCTATAGTTTGCAGAGCTTTGTAACTATAGTTGTCAGATTTAAACTATAAGTGCCCCTGCCAGTCAGCGTTAATAACGCTGACTGGCAGGGGCACTTCATAAAAACCATCTATAAATCGGCCTGGTCAGATTGAACAATAACCTGAAGGCTTGCTCAGCAGATGCGCCCGAATTCTACAATAAGCGTTTAATATTACTTCTTAACGACGGCAGCCTCTACATAAAAATCAGGGCTAACTTTTACGACAGGGTTTTTCTTGCGGGTCTTCCACTCTTTCCATTCAGTAGTCGGTTCCAGCCATTGCTCTTTTCCATCCACAAATACCTTTACAGGCATATCAAAACCGGGCACCACGTTGCTCCATCTATAGTTCAGCTTTTTGCCATTTACCTGGTATTCCAGCTTGGGTATGCGCACATCGCGCAGGTACTGGTCAAAGAATGGCTTCAGGTCGCGGCCCACATGCTGGCTCAGGTAATCTTCTACCTGCTGGGTAGTAACAGTCTGGTGGTAAAAGTCCTTATTTAATCCACGCAGGATGCCGCGCCACTTCTCATCATTATCCACGATCTGACGCAAGGTGTGCAGCATGTTACCGCCCTTGTAATACATGTCCCCCGAGCCGCTTTTGTTTACACCATACACCCCAATAATAGGCCGGTCGTTTTTGATATTCTGCCTTGTTCCAATCACGTACTCGCTGCTGGCCTGCTTGCCGAAATGATAATCCAGGAACAGGTTTTCGGAGTAGTTGGTAAAACTCTCGTGTATCCACATATCGGCCACATCCTTGTTTGTGATGTTGTTGGCAAACCACTCGTGCCCGGATTCGTGTATAATGATAAAGTCAAATTTCAGGCCCCAACCCGAGCCACTCAGGTCACGGCCACGGTAACCATTTTCGTAGCCGTTGCCATAGGTAACGGCACTCTGGTGCTCCATGCCCAGGTAAGGGACTTCCACCAGTTTGTAACCATCTTCATAGAACGGGTAAGGCCCGAACCAATGCTCAAATGCCTGCAGCATGCGTCCGGCATCTTTAAACTGCACTTTGGCCTTATCCAGGTTTTCCTTCAGCACATAATAATTGCAGTCCAGCACACCCTTTTCGCCCTGGTACTTCTCCGAAAAATGCGCATAATCTGCGATACTGATGTTCACCCCATAGTTGTTGATCGGATTATCTACAAACCAGTGGTAAGTCTTTGTACGATCGTTATGCTGCTCCACGCCGCGGAGTCTTCCATTCGATACGTCCATCAGGTGTTCCGGCACGCGTACGCTGATGAGCATGCTGTCTGGCTCGTCGTACATATGGTCTTTGCAGGGCCACCACATGCTCGCTCCACTTCCCTGGTTTGAATTAGCGATAAACGGGTTGCCCTTGCTGTCCTTCTTCCAGGTGATACCACCCGTCCAGGGAGGATTTGTGCTGACCGTAGGTTTCCCGCCAAAATAAACATCTACCTTGTTCACGCTGCCTGGCTTCTGGTCTGCTGCCAACTGCACAAAATAGGCATTTCCGTCACGCTTAAAAGTGAGCGATTTTCCATCCTGTATCACCTTGTTTATGGTCATGGGCTGTTGCATGTCTATCTGCATGACCTGTTTTGGCTCCAGCACTTTATACTGAATGGTGTTCATCCCTTTGATGGTGCTGTCCGCAGGATTTACCTGTACGCTCAGGTGATAATAGGTCAGGTCCCACCAGGCGCGCTCCGGGGTGATGGAACCGCGCAGGGTATCCTGCCGGGTAAAGGTTCTGTTCTGGGCAAAAGCACTTAGACCACAAAACCAGATCAGGCAAACTATAGCTACGCGGGTGATTGTATTTTTCATTCGTTAAAGGTTATAAACCTGTTAGTTCATAATTTCTATTGAGCATATTAAAAGTAAGGCACAACCCGTAAGATTTTTCTAACAAGCTGTGCCTCCTTAATTTTTACTACCTGCCGCCCGGAGGGCAGTATTGTTTCAGGTAATTTGTAAACAATGTAGACAGGTGCTCTCCTGTGCCTTCTCCTTCCGAAATACTGTGCGAGCGGTTAGGGTACGGCATAAACTGGAACTGCTTGTTATACTTGATCAGTTCGTTTACCAGTTGCTCGGCATTGTTGTAGTGCACGTTATCGTCGCCGGTGCCGTGGATGTAAAGCAGGTTGCCCTGCAGGTTTTTAGCATACGTGATCGGTGAGCCTTTCACAAAATCTTCGCGGTTTTCCTGAGGCAGGCCCATGTAGCGCTCCTGGTAAATGTTGTCGTAGGTAAGTTGGTTAGCCACTGCTGCTACCGAAATACCGGTTTTGTAGATATCCGGGTGCTGAAACAGCAGGTTAAGTGTAGCAGAGCCGCCGCCGCTCCAACCCCACACTGCTACACGCGATGCATCCACATAAGGCAGTTTCAGCAGCTCACGGGCAGCGGCTGCCTGGTCAGAGATGTTAAGCTGGCCCACTTTACGATAAATACTCTTTCGCCATTCTCTTCCTTTAGGGGCAGGCGTACCACGGTTATCTACCGACACATAAATATAACCGTCTTCCGCCATGTCGCCACCGTACAGGAAATTCATGCCTGCGCCGTAGGTGTCTTTCACGGTCTGGTTGGCAGGTTCGGAGTAAACATAGAACAAGATCGGGTATTTTTTCTTCGGGTCGAAGTTGGCAGGCTTGGCCATCCAGGCATCCATCTCCACGCCATCAGCTGATTTAACTTTGATAAACTCTACACGGTTAGCTGCTTTATCGGCACTGGCCAATGCTTTTTGCACGGCGCTTTCTCCACCCAACGCCTTATGGTCTGGCAATGCTACCCACTCACTTACTGGTTTGGTATAATGGTTTGAGAAACGGTGCTGTGCAAACTTTGCGTTAGGCGACAAACTATAGTTGTGTGTGCCCGGCTGAGATGCCGGCGTCAGGCGCTCTGCTTTGCCTTTTCCGTTCAGGCGGGTGCGGTACAGGTATTGCTGCGTAGCGTTGTCCGGCGAAGCCAGGAAGTAAACATAGCCGCCTTTTTCGTCTACTCCTGCAATTTCCATCACATCGTAGTTGCCTTTCGTGATCAGGTTCTCTTTTTTGCCATCCCGGCTTACACGGTACAAGTGGCGCCAGCCATCTTTTTCACTGGCCCACAAAAATTCCTTGCCGCCGTTCAGCCAGTCCCAGCCACCATAATTATAGGTTCCGTCCCAGCTCGGCAAAATGTCGATCCAGGCTTTGTCTTTTTCGGTATAGATCTGTCTGGTTTTCCCGTTATCAGCATTGCTCAGGTATAGTGTGCTCTCATTTTGTTTGCGGTTCAGCTGCTGCATGATGAGCTCATTGGCATTAGAAGCCCACTCCATGCGAGGCAGGTAGGTATTCTTCGGGTCTCCCGGAATTTCCATCCAGCGGGTAGCAGCATTATCTATGCCGACAACACCAATTTTGTAAGGGGACGGGGCTTCGCCGGCAACCGGATACTCTACCGGAATTACCTTGGTATACACACCATCTAACATGTCAAACATGATGTAATCTTTTACCTGTGTGGCATCCAGTTGCCAGAAGGCGATCTTTTTGCTGTCCGGGCTCCAGCGGAAACCATCTCGGGCAGAAAACTCTTCTTCATAAGCCCAGTCAAACGTACCGTTGATCAGTTTGCGGCTACCGTCTTTGGTCAGCTGTTTTTGATCTCCGCTTTGCAGGTCATCCACATAAATATTGTGCTCGCTCACATAAGCTACTTTGCTACCATCCGGCGAAAACTTGGCGAACATCAGTGACGATTCCGGTCTGTTGGCTCCTACCTGGCGCAAGGTTTTTTTCTGTAAATCATATACCCAGTAATCGCCCCGGGTATCGTAACGCCATACTTTTTGGGTGTTGGTATAGATCAGCACCTTCTGCTCATCCGCCGACAGGTCAAAGCTCCTGATCTTTAGCGGTTCTGTTTTTCCGGCAGGCACCAGCGCCGTTTTGTTCAGGAAGATCTCTGTAGCGTCTTCAGGTAATTTATGCTTTACAAGTTGTCCCTGTTCGGATTGCACATAAGTATCGCCGGATCTGAGCCACTGTCGGTTCTGATAGCCCTGTGCCAGGGCTTGGAACGAGATAAAAAACAGCAGTAGTAACTGCAAAAGAAAGGTTCGTAGTTTTAAATTGTGCATGCTGTGGTTAGTTTGTAGGTAGTTGCGAATTTTCAGATTTTAAAGAAGTTCTGCTGCCCCGGAAGCTCTATAATAAGCCCCGGGACGAAAGCAGGAAATTAACAAATTAATTTGTTCCCAGCTATATTTCAGGCTTGTGAATTGCCATTCCGCTCTTTCGGACAATATTTCTTACTGCTCTTTCGGACATCCATGTCCGAAAGCTATCTGCCGGGGACATCCTTGTCCCCGTGTTGCAATTTACGCGGATTAGGAAATACGCTTCAGTTCTAGTTCCGGATTAAGAAATCCGGAAAAGCATTAGTAAA
This genomic interval carries:
- a CDS encoding Rieske 2Fe-2S domain-containing protein, encoding MEQKSLIETIEKQEWLETAGDAVQPAVLNAFEAAGESGRVIKDAMHGTWLGHPLHPAITDVPIGSWTTAAVLDTLELMGEKRYAPGADAAVAIGLVGAAGAAITGLTDWTGTNKGMRNVGLMHGMLNAGATALYLTSLLLRRRKETRKTAIGLSMLGYGVVSAGAYLGGQLVFGMQTGVDHTATSAEPPSDFVAVLPEAELADNTMRCVQAGEVPVLLARKEGQIYALAHTCSHLGGPLSEGELLDGLRVKCPWHGSVFSLEDGSVAEGPATAPQPKYEVRTIAGQIEVRPA
- a CDS encoding pseudouridine synthase gives rise to the protein MKALNSSLKYFIVQKLNVSNKVAINYILSGRVLVNGRQGTLNQVLQPEDKVQLDETVIRESRKNVYIAYHKPRGIESTLNTQIDNNLIQALNYSETVYPVGRLDKASEGLMLLTNDGRTLFNILHAEKHQEKEYLVTVDKPLTQQALERLAEGIVIMGQRTRPAIVSQVDEITFKIILTQGLNRQIRRMCYKLGYQVEKLVRTRIITLELGNLAPGQWRFLNQAEISNLIKYISD
- a CDS encoding bile acid:sodium symporter family protein — its product is MDDFLTRFLNFIVPVFSVLSMFSAGLPYTMQEIVEPLKNRKGVILALMANFLLVPALTILIIKVFSLHPTLEAGLILAACGAGAPFLIQLAGMAKVDVALAATCLILLLPATALFMPLVVPMALPEANVSAWSILEPLLLTMLLPLAAGMLLKGYLPEWAQLLQPWAAKLSGITLVLLFLTSLVLYFGTVIALFGSGAILAAIVFVLGCYGIGYLIAWSPGIRHLIGLATAQRNIAAATVVATLSFESRGPLVMVIIISLISMAILFPLAWWLGKRKQNEITNPDINYGK
- a CDS encoding SulP family inorganic anion transporter; translation: MEEATAEDKATTPENEFHLPGLSVLRDAVQNASKKVPPRNKLQQDGIAGMTTAVSSLPDGMANGLLAGVNPIYGLYACIAGPIVGGVFSSTQLMMITATSASAIMAGQTIGNLPAEDRSNVFFLLVVLIGVFQTIMGLLGLGRLTRFVSFSVMTGFLTGISVLLVMSQLPTATGYAPNGDNSILQTVDLLRHINEVHLTTVSMAVLTILLAIFLQKTPLKKFFALIAIAIPSLIVYFFELEGVKVVQDIGDISGSTPSLIMPPFSAISIDIITGAIAVAIVILIQGAGVSQNVPNKNGEATSTSRDFIAQGAANIASGFMQGLPVGGSLGTTAVNVLARAQTRWAVIFSGLAMTFIVVALSGIVARTVMPSLGAMLILAGIRSIKLSDIASTWNSGWKSWPSLLAGGVTFGATLILPIPTAVGIGVLLSAFLYVTQSSTEITLVELKKQSDGKIEEHKAPKTLKGNQVTVLNVYGNLFYAGARTLEHLLPKPENAQNPVVILRLRGRKSLDATLISVLSDYASILKDVNGKLYLTGVSEQVYREVMHSDKLRINGPVKAFRQEPALGLSTHNAVVDAEAWLLECEEKESDK